A region of Larimichthys crocea isolate SSNF chromosome X, L_crocea_2.0, whole genome shotgun sequence DNA encodes the following proteins:
- the LOC104935802 gene encoding ras-related protein Rap-1b has protein sequence MREYKLVVLGSGGVGKSALTVQFVQGIFVEKYDPTIEDSYRKQVEVDGQQCMLEILDTAGTEQFTAMRDLYMKNGQGFALVYSITAQSTFNDLQDLREQILRVKDTEDVPMILVGNKCDLEVERVVAKESGIGLARQWNSCAFLETSAKSKINVNEIFYDLVRQINRKSPVPGKARKKSTCQLL, from the exons atGCGTGAATACAAACTGGTTGTTTTAGGATCAGGAGGAGTCGGCAAGTCAGCGCTG actGTCCAGTTTGTTCAGGGAATCTTCGTGGAGAAGTACGACCCGACGATAGAGGATTCCTACAGGAAG cAAGTCGAGGTCGATGGACAGCAGTGTATGTTGGAGATCCTGGACACAGCAGGAACA GAGCAGTTCACGGCGATGAGAGACCTGTACATGAAGAACGGTCAGGGCTTTGCTCTGGTTTACTCCATCACGGCTCAGTCGACCTTCAATGACCTTCAGGACCTCAGAGAGCAGATCCTCAGAGTGAAGGACACCGAGGat GTTCCCATGATCCTCGTGGGAAACAAGTGTGACCTGGAGGTGGAGCGCGTGGTGGCCAAGGAGTCGGGCATCGGCCTCGCACGCCAGTGGAACTCCTGCGCCTTCCTGGAGACCTCAGCCAAGAGCAAGATCAACGTCAACGAg atcTTTTACGACCTCGTACGACAGATCAACAGGAAGAGTCCAGTTCCGGGGAAAGCTCGCAAAAAGTCCACCTGTCAACTTCTCTAA